A stretch of Eleutherodactylus coqui strain aEleCoq1 chromosome 2, aEleCoq1.hap1, whole genome shotgun sequence DNA encodes these proteins:
- the LOC136611237 gene encoding E3 ubiquitin/ISG15 ligase TRIM25-like, which translates to MASAGLRKELECSVCLSLYTDPVTLKCGHNFCRGCIDQVLNTQKGSRVYSCPECRTKFQKRPQLKKNITLCNVVENFLSTQPNHEEITGIHCTYCVDSAVPAVKSCLLCEASLCANHLSVHSKSAEHVLSEPRTNLVSRKCSVHRRILEYYCTEDAICICVSCSLAGEHRGHRVEMLDEASEKKKKKLKNILPKLITQKAETEERVRSLEERRRKAPEKTSGEVERVTALFIDIRRRLDDLEKRILSEISRREEQMSLSLPDVIQKLELKKDELSRKMKHIEELCNMTDPLNVLQEADTGDLCDSEEGFDKGMGGHDGVDEGMWGHDGGDEDMWGHHGGDEDMWGHHGDEDMWGYDGGDEDMWRHHGGDEDMWGHHGGDEDMWGHHGGDEDMWGHHGSDEDMWGHHGSDEDMWGHHGRDEDMWGPDGGNEDMWRHDGRDQGADSISHLSHTLSDMIRDVTLYVQDPANILLDVNTAGY; encoded by the coding sequence ATGGCGTCTGCTGGTCTAAGAAAGGAGCTGGAATGTTCCGTCTGTCTGAGCCTTTATACAGATCCTGTAACCCTGAAatgtggacacaacttctgccGGGGCTGTATTGATCAGGTCCTGAATACACAGAAAGGCTCTCGAGTTTATTCCTGTCCTGAATGTAGAACAAAGTTCCAGAAGCGACCTCAGCTGAAGAAGAACATAACGCTGTGTAATGTAGTGGAGAACTTCCTGTCTACTCAGCCAAATCATGAGGAAATCACCGGGATCCActgcacttactgtgtggactCTGCTGTACCTGCTGTTAaatcttgtctgctgtgtgaagCTTCACTGTGTGCTAACCACCTGAGCGTTCACAGCAAGTCAGCAGAACATGTCCTAAGTGAGCCGAGAACTAACCTGGTGAGCAGGAAATGTTCTGTCCATAGAAGGATCTTGGAATATTACTGCACTGAGGATGCTATCTGTATCTGTGTCTCCTGCAGTCTGGCTGGAGAACATCGGGGACATCGGGTGGAGATGCTGGATGAGGCCtctgagaagaagaagaagaaactgaaaaataTTCTGCCGAAACTCATCACACAGAAAGCGGAAACTGAGGAAAGAGTCCGGAGTCTGGAGGAGCGGAGGAGAAAAGCTCCAGAAAAAACATCTGGAGAAGTAGAGCGAGTCACTGCCCTGTTTATAGACATCAGGAGACGGCTGGATGACCTGGAGAAGAGGATCCTGAGTGAGATCTCCAGGCGGGAGGAGCAGATGTCATTGTCACTGCCTGATGTGATCCAAAAGCTAGAGCTAAAGAAAGAcgagctgtccaggaagatgaaaCACATTGAGGAGCTATGTAACATGACTGATCCACTGAATGTCTTACAGGAGGCAGACACAGGTGACTTGTGTGATTCTGAGGAGGGATTTGATAAAGGcatggggggacatgatggagttGATGAGGGCAtgtggggacatgatggaggtgatgaggacatgtggggacatcatggaggtgatgaggacatgtggggacatcaTGGTGATGAGGACatgtggggatatgatggaggtGATGAGGACATGTGGAGACATCATGGAGGTGATGAGGACATGTGGGGGCATCATGGAGGTGatgaggacatgtggggacatcatggaggtgatgaggacatgtggggacatcaTGGAAGTGatgaggacatgtggggacatcaTGGAAGTGatgaggacatgtggggacatcaTGGACGTGACGAGGACATGTGGGGACCTGATGGAGGTAATGAGGACATgtggagacatgatggaagagATCAGGGTGCAGATTCGATCTCACACTTATCACACACATTATCTGATATGATAAGAGATGTCACCTTATATGTACAGGACCCTGCAAACATATTACTGGATGTAAACACAGCTGGTTACTAG